Proteins encoded together in one Pseudomonadota bacterium window:
- a CDS encoding TonB-dependent receptor: MRKVWKPVLGLCCSASLASLACGTAYAQDSDITPQAEDDFDDDDNVVIVTATLRAQDIQDIPIAVTAVSQVELDRQGIVDIRNLGSLSSSFNLQSSQTESQGTSIRIRGIGTTGNNTGLESSVGVFIDGVYQSRPGVALGDLVDLERLEVLRGPQGTLFGRNTSAGALNITTKRPSLTDVEGFANATYGNFNQINVQGGISVPLVQDTLGIRVSGAYRHRDGILTSEVTGAESGTRDRILVRGQLLWEPAPEISLRVIGDYIDANDECCDAVILRETGLVAAGAFAAYGLPANGGVVTSGFQAFEGRDSNSQQFENPNDQWGISGELKWDLGEVQATTIIAYRDFNAQSRQESDFVGLNLFTSGAGSNFNPAGSRPNDTNIQTFTAELRFQGSLFDDRIDWLVGGFYANEDIREVQSLTLGDDFQAAVGTAFFPAVGTTLGPNPLLALAGGVNASGSFANNLFTQDAESWSIFTHNVFHITDTLSFTAGARYVEERKDGAFVQLAASSDACTAVASGAITGAIPGPLQAGAVGLTCFPFAAEANTIANLPIGPGGAVVPVDLSTVLPLPNQFDDTFRDDQLTWTLQLAWEPSDDYLIYGGVSRGFKAGGFNLDPTAAALGADPTFNSEVVDAYELGIKSTLFDGKVRANLALFHTEIEDFQVLEFTGVQFQTFNVNDVTSTGAELEIVGQWNDYITTNVAITYADAEFGEGCNAGLTGNSAALALGLCGFPLVNAPEFTGIFGFTYDGPISSGTDWTFLANATVRYESARRTSTNPVEPALFDPADPMNPAALIPFDVQEANVKMNLRFGFTSPDERFTIEFWGTNIFDERTRGITFNTPLRGVAGDRSRGAFIEDPAFYGATIRTKF; this comes from the coding sequence ATGCGTAAGGTTTGGAAACCTGTACTGGGGCTATGCTGTTCGGCGTCGTTAGCCTCGCTTGCCTGTGGCACAGCTTATGCTCAGGATTCAGATATAACACCACAAGCTGAAGACGATTTCGACGATGACGACAATGTCGTCATTGTGACAGCAACCCTGAGGGCACAGGACATTCAGGATATTCCGATTGCGGTCACCGCAGTCAGCCAGGTCGAACTCGATCGACAGGGCATTGTCGACATTCGTAACCTCGGTTCGCTGTCATCGAGCTTCAACCTGCAGTCATCCCAAACCGAATCCCAGGGCACCTCGATCCGTATTCGCGGCATCGGCACTACCGGTAACAATACCGGTCTGGAAAGCTCGGTCGGCGTGTTCATCGATGGTGTATATCAGTCACGACCCGGCGTTGCCTTGGGCGACCTTGTGGATCTGGAACGGCTTGAAGTCCTGCGTGGTCCGCAGGGTACGCTGTTTGGCCGCAACACTTCGGCCGGTGCGCTGAATATCACCACCAAACGCCCCAGCCTCACCGATGTTGAGGGCTTTGCCAATGCCACCTATGGCAATTTCAACCAGATCAATGTGCAGGGTGGTATCAGCGTTCCGCTGGTGCAGGATACGCTGGGTATTCGTGTGTCCGGCGCCTATCGCCATCGTGACGGCATCCTCACCAGCGAGGTGACCGGTGCGGAAAGTGGTACCCGCGACCGCATCCTGGTACGCGGCCAGTTGCTGTGGGAGCCTGCGCCCGAGATCAGCCTCAGGGTCATTGGTGACTATATCGACGCCAATGACGAATGCTGCGATGCTGTCATTCTGCGTGAGACCGGTCTGGTTGCTGCGGGGGCTTTCGCTGCCTATGGCCTGCCGGCCAATGGCGGTGTCGTCACCTCCGGTTTTCAGGCGTTTGAAGGCCGTGACTCCAATTCGCAACAATTTGAAAACCCCAATGACCAATGGGGTATTTCAGGCGAGTTGAAATGGGATCTGGGCGAAGTACAGGCAACGACCATTATTGCCTATCGTGATTTCAACGCGCAATCGCGGCAGGAGTCGGACTTTGTCGGCCTCAACCTGTTTACTTCGGGTGCCGGTTCCAACTTCAATCCGGCGGGTTCGCGACCCAATGACACCAATATCCAGACATTTACCGCAGAGCTGCGGTTCCAGGGATCGCTGTTCGATGACAGGATCGACTGGCTGGTTGGTGGCTTTTACGCCAATGAGGATATTCGTGAAGTCCAGTCACTGACTCTGGGCGATGACTTTCAGGCTGCCGTAGGCACGGCCTTCTTCCCGGCGGTGGGCACCACCCTTGGTCCCAATCCGCTATTGGCACTGGCTGGTGGTGTGAATGCCAGCGGGTCCTTCGCCAACAACCTGTTCACCCAGGATGCCGAAAGCTGGTCGATCTTTACCCATAATGTGTTCCACATTACCGATACACTCAGCTTCACCGCTGGCGCGCGTTATGTGGAAGAGCGGAAAGATGGCGCCTTCGTCCAGCTCGCTGCCAGCAGCGATGCCTGTACCGCGGTAGCCAGCGGTGCGATCACCGGTGCGATTCCGGGGCCGTTACAGGCAGGCGCCGTGGGTCTTACCTGTTTCCCGTTCGCCGCCGAGGCCAATACCATCGCCAATCTGCCCATCGGGCCGGGTGGTGCAGTGGTGCCTGTCGATCTTTCGACAGTATTGCCGCTGCCAAACCAGTTTGACGATACATTCCGGGATGATCAGCTCACCTGGACGCTGCAGCTGGCCTGGGAGCCGAGTGACGACTATCTGATCTATGGCGGTGTTTCGCGCGGCTTCAAGGCGGGTGGTTTCAACCTTGACCCGACAGCCGCTGCGCTGGGCGCCGATCCGACGTTCAATTCGGAAGTTGTCGATGCTTATGAGCTCGGCATCAAATCGACATTGTTCGACGGCAAGGTTCGCGCCAATCTGGCCCTGTTCCACACCGAGATTGAGGACTTTCAGGTGCTCGAATTTACCGGAGTGCAGTTCCAGACATTCAACGTCAATGACGTGACATCGACCGGTGCCGAACTGGAGATTGTCGGTCAGTGGAATGATTATATCACCACCAATGTTGCCATCACCTATGCCGATGCGGAATTTGGCGAAGGCTGTAATGCCGGCCTTACCGGTAACTCTGCCGCTCTGGCGCTGGGCTTGTGCGGTTTCCCGCTGGTTAACGCGCCTGAATTTACAGGTATTTTCGGCTTCACCTATGACGGTCCGATCAGCAGCGGCACCGACTGGACGTTCCTGGCGAATGCGACGGTGCGCTATGAGTCTGCACGACGGACCAGCACCAACCCGGTCGAGCCCGCCCTGTTCGATCCGGCCGATCCGATGAATCCGGCGGCGCTGATTCCGTTCGATGTGCAGGAGGCCAATGTGAAGATGAACCTGCGCTTCGGTTTTACCTCGCCGGATGAGCGCTTCACCATCGAATTCTGGGGCACCAATATCTTCGATGAGCGTACCCGTGGTATCACCTTCAACACGCCGTTGCGCGGCGTGGCGGGTGACCGGTCGCGTGGTGCCTTTATTGAGGACCCGGCCTTTTACGGGGCGACGATCCGCACCAAATTCTAA
- a CDS encoding glutaminase codes for MMNTDWDQILHNVDQATRPHIGSGKVADYIPALAAVDPDQFGMAIALRDGTVETLGDAETPFSIQSISKVFTLSMVLRLIGDELWKRVGREPSGSSFNSIVQLEYEHGIPRNPLINAGAIVVTDHLVRNDDCDTMVNEIVERLRYLAQDGSIGIDEEVAASEAKAGARNRALANFMASCDNMTNEVEQTLSAYFRHCAISMTCRQLARAALFLAFDGCDPETGEQVVTASLCRRINAVMMSCGHYDNSGDFAFRIGLPGKSGVGGGILVIAPTYGAIAVWSPGLNHAGTSTVGSIALEALVEQTGWSVFV; via the coding sequence ATGATGAATACCGACTGGGACCAGATTCTGCACAATGTCGATCAGGCAACCCGTCCGCATATCGGCAGCGGCAAGGTTGCCGACTATATCCCGGCTCTGGCGGCGGTCGATCCCGATCAGTTCGGCATGGCAATTGCCCTCAGGGATGGCACTGTCGAGACGCTGGGCGATGCGGAAACGCCATTTTCCATCCAGAGCATCTCCAAGGTGTTCACCCTGTCCATGGTGCTCCGCCTGATCGGCGATGAGCTCTGGAAGCGGGTCGGACGCGAACCCTCAGGCAGCAGCTTCAATTCCATCGTCCAGCTGGAATATGAGCATGGCATTCCGCGCAACCCGCTGATCAATGCCGGCGCGATCGTCGTCACCGACCATCTGGTGCGCAATGATGATTGCGACACCATGGTCAATGAAATTGTCGAACGGCTGCGCTATCTGGCTCAGGATGGCAGCATAGGGATTGATGAAGAGGTCGCGGCTTCGGAAGCGAAGGCCGGTGCCCGCAACCGGGCGCTGGCCAATTTCATGGCCTCCTGCGACAATATGACCAATGAGGTCGAGCAGACACTATCGGCCTATTTTCGCCATTGTGCCATCAGCATGACCTGCCGCCAGCTGGCGCGCGCGGCGCTGTTCCTGGCGTTTGACGGCTGCGATCCGGAAACCGGTGAACAGGTGGTCACCGCCTCTTTATGCCGCCGCATCAACGCAGTGATGATGAGCTGCGGCCATTATGACAATAGCGGCGATTTTGCCTTTCGCATCGGCCTGCCGGGCAAAAGCGGTGTCGGTGGCGGGATATTGGTGATCGCGCCGACATATGGCGCGATTGCCGTCTGGTCACCGGGACTCAACCATGCGGGGACCTCGACCGTCGGCAGCATAGCGCTCGAGGCACTGGTGGAGCAAACCGGCTGGTCGGTGTTTGTGTAA
- a CDS encoding CaiB/BaiF CoA-transferase family protein, which translates to MPGVLDGVTIIEMAGIGPGPFAAMMLADHGARVIRVERPGAPQMRDILNRSREIVTADLKSGEGVAKVRELACDADGLIEGFRPGVMERLGLGPDILHSNNPALVYGRMTGWGQTGPYAPFAGHDINYIALSGALHGYGRAGQKPTPPINAVGDFGGGGMMMAFGMVAGILSARQTGKGQVIDCAMTDGSAILSAMTYTFLANGQWRDERGVNLLDTGAHFYDSYETADGKYVSIGAIEAQFYAELRARAGLAEDADFDPQMNPAEWPKLKEKLATIFKSKTRDEWCELLEHSDACFAPVLSLTEAPDHPHNAARQTYIAVDGMVQPAPAPRFSETPAPKPRMG; encoded by the coding sequence ATGCCCGGCGTGCTGGATGGGGTGACGATCATTGAAATGGCCGGAATCGGTCCGGGGCCGTTTGCGGCGATGATGCTGGCCGATCATGGTGCCCGGGTGATCCGGGTCGAGCGTCCCGGTGCGCCGCAAATGCGGGATATACTCAACCGCTCGCGCGAAATCGTCACCGCCGACCTCAAAAGCGGGGAAGGCGTTGCCAAGGTGCGCGAGCTGGCATGTGATGCCGATGGCCTGATCGAAGGTTTTCGCCCCGGGGTGATGGAACGGCTGGGTCTGGGCCCCGATATACTGCACAGCAACAACCCGGCTTTGGTTTATGGCCGTATGACGGGCTGGGGCCAGACCGGCCCCTATGCCCCCTTTGCCGGGCATGACATCAACTATATCGCGCTATCCGGTGCGCTGCATGGCTATGGTCGTGCAGGCCAGAAACCGACCCCTCCGATCAACGCCGTGGGTGATTTTGGCGGCGGCGGCATGATGATGGCCTTTGGCATGGTGGCAGGGATATTATCGGCACGCCAGACCGGCAAAGGCCAGGTGATCGATTGCGCCATGACCGATGGATCCGCCATCCTGTCGGCCATGACCTATACTTTTCTCGCCAATGGCCAGTGGCGCGATGAGCGCGGCGTCAATCTGCTCGATACCGGCGCGCATTTCTATGACAGCTATGAGACCGCCGATGGCAAATATGTCTCTATCGGCGCGATTGAGGCGCAATTCTATGCTGAACTGCGCGCCCGCGCCGGTCTGGCTGAAGACGCGGATTTCGATCCGCAGATGAACCCGGCGGAGTGGCCGAAGCTGAAGGAGAAACTGGCCACTATCTTCAAGAGCAAGACCCGGGATGAATGGTGCGAACTGCTGGAGCATAGCGACGCCTGTTTTGCCCCGGTGCTGAGCCTGACCGAAGCGCCCGACCATCCGCACAATGCCGCGCGCCAGACCTATATCGCGGTCGACGGCATGGTGCAGCCGGCCCCGGCACCCCGCTTTTCCGAAACCCCGGCGCCCAAACCGCGCATGGGGTGA